DNA sequence from the Bacteroidota bacterium genome:
CATCGCGAGCTCCTCAGGCCGCGTCTTGTTTGGCTCAGGTCGTTTCATGAAACGTACAATCCGGCACTCGCTGCACAGATCTTATCGCTGCTTGTGAGTGAGTTCCCCGATATGACACTCACAATGGCCGGGCCCGATAAGGGTGACGGCAGTTTTCAACGCGTGAAAGAGACGGCGCGGGAACTTGGGGTTGAGCGGAACATCGTCTTCACAGGGCGATTGGAAAACAAGGAGGTTCCGGGTTTCCTAAGCAACGCAGATCTCTTCGTGAACACCACGAATGTAGATAACACTCCGATAAGCATCCTTGAGGCAATGGCATGCGGCCTGTGTGTTGTAACGACGAATGTTGGAGGGATTCCGTATTTGCTGGAGAATGACCACGAGGCACTTCTTGTGGAGCCGAATGACGCCGCACGCATGGCCGGGGCAATTCGCAGGATTCTCACGGAACCTGATCTGGCCCGCCGACTTTCACAAAATGCCCGCCGAAAAGCGGAGCAATGCGATTGGTCGAATATCATGCTTGAGTGGAAAAGAATCTTCACATCACTCCACAGCAATGGATAAGTGTCGCGCGGCATTGTGTTTCAAGGTGTGCAATTGAGTTTGCTTAAACTCCTCTACGATAACTCCCCCTACCCTCTCCGTGTGTTGGCTGCATCGGCGTACGGATTGCGGGTCCGGCAATGGCGCTACGGCAGGAAAACAACCGGGCTTGTAGATACGGCTCTGGAGCGTGACGGATGGTCTGCTGATCGCTGGAATGCATGGCAGAAGGACCGGCTTGCATACATCCTTCACCGTGCTGCGACAAAAGTCCCCTGCTACCGCGCGATGTGGGAGAGCCGCCGACGTGCCGGGGATAATTCCTCCTGTGAAGTTCTGGAGAACTGGCCCGTCCTTAAAAAGGAAACGGTGCGTCGGAATCCTGCGGCGTTCGTTGCCGATGATTGCGACGCGGACAAGATGTACCGCGAACAAACAAGCGGCACCACCGGAACCCCGCTCGCTCTTCTTCATTCCCGGGAGACTCTCCGGCAGTGGTACGCGTTGTTTGATGCACGCGTGAGGGAGTGGAACGGCTTCTCCCGCAATGACAGGTGGGCAATTATCGGCGGACAGCTTGTTGCTCCGGTACGCCAGGTCCGGCCGCCGTATTGGGTTTGGAATGCGGCGTTGAAGCAGCTCTATCTTTCGGCCTATCACATTTCCGCCCGCACGGTCAGTGATTATTTTTCGGCACTCAGAACATACAGGGTTCGATACATCCTCGGATATCCATCCGCCCTTGCGGCACTGGCTCAACATGCGCGCCGGCATGGTATTCCGACTCCCGGCATCCAATTGGTCATCAGCAATGCCGAGCCGTTGTATGACTACCAGCGTGAAAGCATTGCGCGCGGCTTTGGTTGTCCGGTGAGGGACACCTACGGTATGGCTGAATATACGTGCGGAGCGAGTGAATGTACGGAAGGCACAATGCATCTGTGGCCGGAGGCCGGCGTGTGTGAAGTGTTGGAGGATGATGCCGATGTGCCGGTCTTGGCCGGACAAAGCGGGCGACTTATTGCAACAGGCCTGCTGAATTCCGACATGCCTTTGGTTCGTTATGAAGTCGGCGACAGGATTACATTATCAGATTCGTCGGATTGTGCATGCGGACGTTGTCTTCCCATCATACAAAGTATTGAAGGGAGATCGGATGATGCCATTGTCACGCCCGACGGCAGATCTGTTGGCCGGCTCGATCCTGTCTTCAAAGCCGATCTGCCCGTGATCGAAGCGCAGATTATTCAGGAGGAGCACGATCGCCTTCGTGTGAGGATTGTCCCCTCCGCACCGTTCAACGGCAAACACTCCTCTGAAATCGTTCGCCGATTGACAGAACGCGTAGGCCCGATGCACATTGATGTGGAATTGGTTGATCGCATTGAACGGACGAAGAATGGCAAGTTCCGTGCGGTTATTTCGAAAGTGAAGAATAGTCCCGTTCATGAATTCACCTGACACTTCCGGGGCGCAGCCCCGCGTCAGTCTCATCATGCCCGTGCGCAATGAAGCCGATTTCATCGGACGGTGTCTTGATGCAGTTGTTGGCCAGGAATATCCCGCCGGCCTGCTGGAGATCATCATCGCAGACGGTATGTCTGACGACGGAACGAGGGAAATTATCGGGAGATATCAGCAGCGTCATTCCAACATCTTTCTGGTTGACAATCCGGAACGCATCGCAGCGACGGCACTGAACAGAGCGATACGGAGATCATCAGGGGAGATTATTATCCGCGTTGACGGCCATTGCGAGATTGCTCCCGATTACGTCCGCAAATGCGTTGCTCATCTGCAGAAAAACGGCGTTGACGGAGTTGGGGGGCCGATTACAACGGTTGGTCAAACCCCCGTTGCACAGGCAATCGCCGCCGCGATGAGTTCGAAATTCGGCGTCGGCGATTCGGGCTTCAGGGTGTTGAAGGATGAAACCCGCTTTGTTGATACCATAGCGTTCCCGGCATACACGCGCGATTTGATCGAACGGGCAGGTCTGTACGACGAGGAGTTGGTTCGCAATCAGGATGACGAGTACAACTACCGGCTCAGGTCGTCGGGAGCAAGGCTCCTTCTTGCCGCAGACGTCAGATCGACATATTACAGCAGAAGTTCGCTGAGGTCCCTTTGGCGCCAGTATTTCCAGTACGGATTCTGGAAAGTACGCGTAATGCAAAAGTTGCCGGGACAGATGCAGTTGCGTCAGTTTGTGCCGCCGCTATTTGTCGGAACGTTGCTGGCGGGAGTTGCGATGATGCCGTTCAGCTTTTTGGGAATGATCGTGTTTGGAATCCCGTTCGGTTTGTATCTTGCCGCGAATCTTATTGCTTCCATTATGACCGGAGCAGGACTCGGCTGGCGTGTTGCCGGTTTATTGCCGATCGTCTTTGCGATCTTGCATATGTCCTACGGTGCCGGGTTTCTCACGGGACTCTTCCGATTCGTTAATCGGTGGGGTGATCGTGTCGGGCGGGTGCCGGAACGCCGCGAATTGCAGGCCTCTCTTGAGACAAAATGATGGGCACCGCGAGGGACATACTTCTTACTGAATCGGAAAGAATACAATCCGAATACCGACGACGCAGCGGGAGTATCTCGCCGGACAAATATGCGCCGTGGCAGCCTGATGTGTGGCTGACGTTGTCGGAACGCAAGCGGTTTGCTTCCGTGATGCTGCATGAACGCGGAGTGTTTCCCGATGCAAGCAGCAGATGTCTCGAGGTTGGATACGGAACGTCAGGTTGGCTGAGTGATCTGATCGGCTGGGGAGTTCCCGAAACGAACATCAGCGGCATCGAACTCGATGCACAACGTGCCGGCATTGCACGGCAACTCCTTCCGGCAGCGGACTTGCGTGTCGGAGATGCGGCAGGTATGCCCTGGCCGGATGAATCGTTCCATCTGGTCGTTGCCTCCACTGTCTTTACATCGATTCTTGATCAAGAGGTACGACGGCAGGTTGCCGACGAAATCACGCGTGTGCTTGCTCCGGGCGGAGCGTTATTGTGGTACGACTTCACGTTCAACAATCCGAACAATGCAAATGTGAAGAAGGTAACGAAGAAGGAATTGCGCTCACTCTTTCCGGCATTATCGGGAGAGACAAGAAGTCTGACTCTTGCACCGCCGATAGCACGACCCGTCGCCCGGATGAGCTGGACGCTTGCCACTATGCTTGGCGCGTTGCCGTTCCTTCGGACACATTTGCTGGCGGTGTTGGTGAAGGATTGTCGTTGATGGTTGATAGTTGATGGGGGGATAGAAATCAGAAATCAGAAATCAGAATGACAGCATCTCCTGAACAAATTGTGATTAAGCCAATGAAACAGCGACAGACCTTCCTGCCGTTTGCCCTTCCCGATATCGACGGAAGCGAACTTCAGGAAGTGAAAGAAGCGTTGGAATCCGGTTGGATCACAACGGGGCCCAAGGCAAGGCAATTTGAAGCGGAGTTTGCAGCGGTTGTCGGAGCGAAACATGCCGTTGCCGTTAACTCCTGTACCGCCGCAATGCATCTTGCTCTCGAAGCGATAGGGCTTCAGAGCGGGGACGAGGTGATCACGACGCCCTACACGTTTGCCGCAACCGCCGAGGTGATACGCTACTTTGATGCGAAGCCGGTGTTTGTTGATATTGATCCGGCAACGTTCAACATCAACGCCGATCTCCTTGAAGAGGCGGTTACATCGTCGACTAAAGCAATTCTTCCTGTACACATCGCGGGATATCCTGCCCGCATGAAACGCATCGGAGAGATTGCAGCGGGGCGGGGCATTCCGGTGATTGAAGATGCCGCGCACGCTGATCCGCGGACGTTCAGCAAGTGGAACGGGGGAGAATCGGATTCGGCTGCAGTGTGCTTCAGCTTCTACGCCACAAAGACGATCACAACAGGCGAAGGCGGAATGATCTGCACGAACGACGATGCCCTTGCCGACCGGTGCCGCGTGATGGCACTTCATGGAATAAGCCGCGATGCGTGGAAACGCTATACCGCTGAAGGCAATTGGTACTACGAAATCACGTCGCCGGGCTACAAGTACAATATGACGGACGTTGCCGCGGCAATGGGCCTTGCACAGCTCCGCAAGTCCGACAGCATGCTGGCGCGAAGGAGAGAAATTGCCGAAGCGTATAACAGGGCGTTTCGCGCAAATCCCAAATTCCAAATTCCCGATTCCGATCCGTGTCACGGGTGGCATTTGTACATGTTGAGGGTTAACGTGGCTGCCAGCAGTCGGCCGTCAGCAATCGGCAATTTCAGAGCGAAGTTTGTGGAGGAACTGAAAGCCCGCAACATTGGAACGAGTGTCCATTTTATTCCGTTACATCTTCATCCGTACTATCGGGAGACGTACGGCTATACGCCGGAGGATTATCCTGTGGCCTATGCTGAATACCTGCGGGAGATATCGCTCCCGGTTTACTCGAAAATGTCCGACAGGGATGTGCAGGATGTTGTGGATGCTGTTCTGGATGTTGCCGATAGATTGTAACCTTAGCGACCAGTAAGGCTGTGTATCATCATCTCATAGAGACTGTCACCTCGGAAATCAGGCTCGTCCTTGATGCAGTCGAAGAGGAACGTGTACGTCAACTCGCGCAATCCATTCTCTCGGCGCGAACTATTGTTGTTCACGGTGCCGGAAGGGTTGGACTGTCATGCAAAGCGTTCTCCATGCGTTTAGGACATTTGGGCAGAACCGCGTATGTAGCAACAGACTCCACGGTTCCGCCGGTCGGTTCGGGTGATCTCGTCATCGTAGCGTCGAGTTCAGGCGAAACTCAAACAACATTTGATGTGGGAGACATGGCAAAGAAGAACGGGGCGCAGATTGGAGTGATCACAGCGACAACACAGTCGCGCATCGGCGGACTTGCCGATGTTCTCATCGAATTGAAGACACAAACAAAGTCCGGCCCGACCGAAGGCCGCACTTCGATCCAGCCGATGGCAACATTGTTTGAACAGTCTCTGCAGATTCTCTTTGATTTACTTGTTCTCATGCTGATGTCGGAGACACACCGTTCGCATGCCGATATGTGGTCGCGCCATTCGAATATCGACTGAGCCTGAAATTCAGGGGGAATTGCATATATTATCCGCAGGAACAATGCACCACGCTTGCGCTGCATCACGTAACTTTAGTATTGCTTAGCGTTACTTGAGTCTGTTCTGAATGCCGAGAATACTTGAGGGGATGTTCGCGGGGATGGGTCTTCTGGCTCTATCCCCGCTTTTTGTTCTCATAGCAGTACTCGTCAAAATTCACGATGGAGGAGCGGTCTTCTATCGTGCGACGAGGGTCGGAAAAGATGGCAGGCTGTTCGGCGTTGTGAAATTCCGGACGATGGTGCCGGATGCGGAGAAGTTGGGAGCGGCCATCACAGCTTCAGGGGATTTACGCATCACACCCGTCGGAACGTTTCTCAGAAAACACAAGCTTGATGAGTTACCCCAACTGATCAATGTTGTGAAAGGGGAGATGAGTTTCGTCGGTGCACGTCCCGAAGACCCGCGCTATGTGGCACTGTACAATGATGAGCAACTGCGTATTCTCGCGTTCCGGCCGGGCATAACAAGTCCGGCGTCGCTTCGATATCGCAACGAAGAAGCGTTCCTGACCGGTCCCGACTGGCATGAGCGCTATATTCGTGATGTGCTTCCGCAAAAACTCGCTCTGGATCTCGCGTATTTGCGGAAGAGAAGCCTGGCTGGCGACATCGGGATCATACTGAAAACTCTTGGGGGGATTCTCACATGAAAAAGCGGTTGTATTTCTTTGCCGAGGGGATACGCAACAGACACGTGTTCGGGTTCGACCTGTTGCTGTTCTTCCTTATTCCGTCCATTGCCTTGCTGTTGCGTGTGGACACCGTGATGCTGGCAGGCACGTACCTTCTCCCCATAGCCATCTACACCGGCGTATCTCTTGTGTGGAAGTTGTTGGTGTTCTTCCCCGCGGGCATGTACAACCGGTACTGGCGCTATGCGAGCGTTGACGAACTCGGGACAGTGATTGTCGCCAACGTCGCTTCAATGATTCTCGGACTCATCGTCTTCGTCGCGATCCTTCGTCCCGCCGGTTTCATCCAACCCGATTTTCCCCGTTCGCTTCCCGTCATGGACGGACTGTTGACGATGATTGCAACCGGCGGCTTCCGTTTCCTCCTCCGTATGGGTCTTGAGTATCGGGAAGCACCGCAGCGTACTCCGGAACAGAAAAAACGAACACTCATCGTTGGCGCCGGCGTTGCCGGTACGCTCATCCTTAAAGAACTCAAAATGAATCCGCATGTTCCTCTTGAGCCGGTGGGTTTTCTGGATGATGATGCAAGAAAACTGCACGTCCGCATTCACGGTGTGCCGGTTATCGGATCGTTGAATGAGCTTCCGCGTGTCGTCAAGGAGTTGAATGTCCAGGAAGTGATCATCGCCATGCCAACTGCCCACGGGAAGACAATCCGGAATGTTGTCCATCTCTGCAAAGATGCACATGTTCCCAGCAAGACTATCCCGGGAATCTTCGAGATGCTCAGCGGAGCGGCAAAAGTGACACAACTGCGCGACGTGCAGATTGAAGACCTGCTGCGGCGGGGCATTGTGGAGACCGATACGGAAGAAGTTGCCCGGATGCTGAAGGGCTCCTGTGTGATGGTCACCGGTGCCGGCGGGTCGATCGGAGCCGAACTGTGCAGGCAGATTGCCGCATTCCATCCGGGTGAGTTGATTCTCATCGGGCACGGAGAGAATTCCATTTTCGATATCACCGGCGAGCTGCGACGGCATTCGAATGGTACATTGCCTGCAACACGTTTTCATTCCGTTATCGGTGACATTCGTGACAAGGACCGGATGAAGCAAATCTTCGCTTTGTACAGGCCCGATGTTGTGTTTCACGCAGCAGCTCATAAGCACGTCGGATTGATGGAGACAAACATCTCTGAAGCGATTACCAACAACGTTCTCGGAACACAGGTTCTTGTCGAACTTGCCGATCAGTATGATGTTGACAGATTCCTCATGATCTCTTCAGACAAGGCGGTGAATCCGACGTGCGTGATGGGAGTGACGAAGAGGATTGCCGAACTGATTGTTCATGAAGCCGCGGAGCGTACCGGACGACCATTTGTGAGCGTCCGGTTCGGCAATGTACTCGGAAGCAGCGGCAGCGTCATCCCCATCTTCCGTCAACAAATTGCGGAGGGTGGACCTGTACTCGTCACAGATGCGAAAGCCACACGCTATTTCATGACCATCCCCGAGGCCGTTCAGCTTGTGCTGCAGGCCGCAACCATGGGCGAGGGCGGGGAAGTATTCGTGCTCGATATGGGCGAGCCGATCAAGATTGTGGATCTCGCACGTGACCTGATCAGGCTGAGCGGTTACGAAGAAGGAAAGGATATCGACATCTCCTTCATCGGTTTGCGCAAAGGAGAGAAGCTCTCAGAAGAGTTATTCTTTGCGACCGAGCGCGTGGAGCGGTCACAGCACGAGAAGATTCTTGTTTGCCGCAACGGATTCAGTTCGGCGTTGCGTGAAGGAACAACGCGGATTGCCTCGCCGAAATTGACATTCGTGAACAGGCATTTTCAAACGTTGTTAGGCAAGCTTGTGCAGCAGGCACATACAGGTTCCGAATCGAGTCTCGAACAGGCGTTGAAGGATCTCGTTCCTGAATACACCACGGGCCGCAAGGCAGCAACTGACTCGCGTGAAGAACATGTGCTTCCGTTAGGCCGACAAAGTGTCATTCATCAAAAGGAAGTCCAGAACCAAGTCGCGGCTCGGTGAGCCGTAAGCACTCGAATCAACGTCACAGGGCCCGCTTAGCAGCGGGCTTTGTTGTTTTAAGGGATTTCAGTGTGAACCGGACTGAGAAGAGATCTTCTTGCGGGGCTTACTAATTTGCGAACTTTGGTTGCAAAGGATGCGAGCAGTCCAAGTTTGACAGGGTTACCGTGAAATCCGACAAACAGCCAGAGCATTTTTTCGAAGTGCGTATCCGCTGTTACGCCTCTGAATAACGCCATCAGTGAAACAGTCAACCACATGGCGGCAAAGTGGCGCCGTGTCGGACTTTCTTCCCTGAAAAACCGGAACAACGAGGCAAATGACGCAGTGATCATCATCATAAACAGCATCGTGCCAACCAGTCCCGTTTCGGTCATCAATGCGAGCACGATATTATGCGCACCGTATCCGAGTCCGTAGAATGGAACAAACTGTTCACCGTAAAACACGACGGCATACCTGAATTGGCCTATGCCAACCCCTGCCCAGGGATTGTCTTTCCACATGCTCAGGGCGGCTTCCCACTGCATGTATCTGAAGCCGATGGAATCCGTTCCGGTGAGAATTGAAGTGAGAATACCCG
Encoded proteins:
- a CDS encoding polysaccharide biosynthesis protein translates to MKKRLYFFAEGIRNRHVFGFDLLLFFLIPSIALLLRVDTVMLAGTYLLPIAIYTGVSLVWKLLVFFPAGMYNRYWRYASVDELGTVIVANVASMILGLIVFVAILRPAGFIQPDFPRSLPVMDGLLTMIATGGFRFLLRMGLEYREAPQRTPEQKKRTLIVGAGVAGTLILKELKMNPHVPLEPVGFLDDDARKLHVRIHGVPVIGSLNELPRVVKELNVQEVIIAMPTAHGKTIRNVVHLCKDAHVPSKTIPGIFEMLSGAAKVTQLRDVQIEDLLRRGIVETDTEEVARMLKGSCVMVTGAGGSIGAELCRQIAAFHPGELILIGHGENSIFDITGELRRHSNGTLPATRFHSVIGDIRDKDRMKQIFALYRPDVVFHAAAHKHVGLMETNISEAITNNVLGTQVLVELADQYDVDRFLMISSDKAVNPTCVMGVTKRIAELIVHEAAERTGRPFVSVRFGNVLGSSGSVIPIFRQQIAEGGPVLVTDAKATRYFMTIPEAVQLVLQAATMGEGGEVFVLDMGEPIKIVDLARDLIRLSGYEEGKDIDISFIGLRKGEKLSEELFFATERVERSQHEKILVCRNGFSSALREGTTRIASPKLTFVNRHFQTLLGKLVQQAHTGSESSLEQALKDLVPEYTTGRKAATDSREEHVLPLGRQSVIHQKEVQNQVAAR
- a CDS encoding phenylacetate--CoA ligase family protein, encoding MLKLLYDNSPYPLRVLAASAYGLRVRQWRYGRKTTGLVDTALERDGWSADRWNAWQKDRLAYILHRAATKVPCYRAMWESRRRAGDNSSCEVLENWPVLKKETVRRNPAAFVADDCDADKMYREQTSGTTGTPLALLHSRETLRQWYALFDARVREWNGFSRNDRWAIIGGQLVAPVRQVRPPYWVWNAALKQLYLSAYHISARTVSDYFSALRTYRVRYILGYPSALAALAQHARRHGIPTPGIQLVISNAEPLYDYQRESIARGFGCPVRDTYGMAEYTCGASECTEGTMHLWPEAGVCEVLEDDADVPVLAGQSGRLIATGLLNSDMPLVRYEVGDRITLSDSSDCACGRCLPIIQSIEGRSDDAIVTPDGRSVGRLDPVFKADLPVIEAQIIQEEHDRLRVRIVPSAPFNGKHSSEIVRRLTERVGPMHIDVELVDRIERTKNGKFRAVISKVKNSPVHEFT
- a CDS encoding SIS domain-containing protein; translated protein: MYHHLIETVTSEIRLVLDAVEEERVRQLAQSILSARTIVVHGAGRVGLSCKAFSMRLGHLGRTAYVATDSTVPPVGSGDLVIVASSSGETQTTFDVGDMAKKNGAQIGVITATTQSRIGGLADVLIELKTQTKSGPTEGRTSIQPMATLFEQSLQILFDLLVLMLMSETHRSHADMWSRHSNID
- a CDS encoding sugar transferase: MPRILEGMFAGMGLLALSPLFVLIAVLVKIHDGGAVFYRATRVGKDGRLFGVVKFRTMVPDAEKLGAAITASGDLRITPVGTFLRKHKLDELPQLINVVKGEMSFVGARPEDPRYVALYNDEQLRILAFRPGITSPASLRYRNEEAFLTGPDWHERYIRDVLPQKLALDLAYLRKRSLAGDIGIILKTLGGILT
- a CDS encoding glycosyltransferase, which codes for MNSPDTSGAQPRVSLIMPVRNEADFIGRCLDAVVGQEYPAGLLEIIIADGMSDDGTREIIGRYQQRHSNIFLVDNPERIAATALNRAIRRSSGEIIIRVDGHCEIAPDYVRKCVAHLQKNGVDGVGGPITTVGQTPVAQAIAAAMSSKFGVGDSGFRVLKDETRFVDTIAFPAYTRDLIERAGLYDEELVRNQDDEYNYRLRSSGARLLLAADVRSTYYSRSSLRSLWRQYFQYGFWKVRVMQKLPGQMQLRQFVPPLFVGTLLAGVAMMPFSFLGMIVFGIPFGLYLAANLIASIMTGAGLGWRVAGLLPIVFAILHMSYGAGFLTGLFRFVNRWGDRVGRVPERRELQASLETK
- a CDS encoding DegT/DnrJ/EryC1/StrS family aminotransferase, with the translated sequence MKQRQTFLPFALPDIDGSELQEVKEALESGWITTGPKARQFEAEFAAVVGAKHAVAVNSCTAAMHLALEAIGLQSGDEVITTPYTFAATAEVIRYFDAKPVFVDIDPATFNINADLLEEAVTSSTKAILPVHIAGYPARMKRIGEIAAGRGIPVIEDAAHADPRTFSKWNGGESDSAAVCFSFYATKTITTGEGGMICTNDDALADRCRVMALHGISRDAWKRYTAEGNWYYEITSPGYKYNMTDVAAAMGLAQLRKSDSMLARRREIAEAYNRAFRANPKFQIPDSDPCHGWHLYMLRVNVAASSRPSAIGNFRAKFVEELKARNIGTSVHFIPLHLHPYYRETYGYTPEDYPVAYAEYLREISLPVYSKMSDRDVQDVVDAVLDVADRL
- a CDS encoding class I SAM-dependent methyltransferase, coding for MMGTARDILLTESERIQSEYRRRSGSISPDKYAPWQPDVWLTLSERKRFASVMLHERGVFPDASSRCLEVGYGTSGWLSDLIGWGVPETNISGIELDAQRAGIARQLLPAADLRVGDAAGMPWPDESFHLVVASTVFTSILDQEVRRQVADEITRVLAPGGALLWYDFTFNNPNNANVKKVTKKELRSLFPALSGETRSLTLAPPIARPVARMSWTLATMLGALPFLRTHLLAVLVKDCR